One part of the Quercus lobata isolate SW786 chromosome 7, ValleyOak3.0 Primary Assembly, whole genome shotgun sequence genome encodes these proteins:
- the LOC115954223 gene encoding dirigent protein 17-like produces the protein MENTSTEQEPESSSTGIFKLPGEPAIVINGVPNVSAIDSTPVLGNTVNDAERNRNTSFGDWLEGRVVQKLFGNRYFSGVVTEFDREAGWYRVVYEDGDFEDLDWRELEEVLQPLDITVPLRSLALKTNKKIQKLLHKSGKNVAQSRARRVKHVGSRGKKIVEYQ, from the coding sequence ATGGAAAACACAAGCACAGAGCAGGAACCAGAGTCTTCATCAACAGGGATTTTCAAGTTACCAGGAGAACCGGCTATTGTCATTAACGGGGTCCCTAATGTATCTGCAATTGACAGCACTCCTGTTCTCGGTAATACGGTGAATGATGCAGAAAGAAACAGAAATACATCTTTTGGTGATTGGTTAGAAGGAAGGGTAGTTCAGAAGTTGTTTGGGAATCGATACTTTTCTGGTGTGGTTACCGAGTTTGACAGAGAAGCGGGCTGGTACAGGGTGGTGTATGAAGATGGTGACTTTGAAGATCTTGACTGGCGTGAGTTGGAAGAGGTGCTTCAGCCTTTAGATATAACAGTTCCACTGAGATCATTAGCACTGAAGACTaacaagaaaatccaaaaacttCTTCATAAATCTGGCAAAAATGTGGCTCAATCTCGGGCTCGCCGGGTAAAACATGTGGGAAGTAGGGGTAAGAAGATTGTGGAGTATCAATAG
- the LOC115952243 gene encoding pentatricopeptide repeat-containing protein At2g37320 yields MNGVLRQSCSRKKLSHSFQTLSQPKPFTSHKWKHTPQNKRRLDKALRVLDLITPKPSTVTSTRQTHLRLVQNILPTEDFAATNAKFGITDVFDEMLESYSRKSVVDASVLSHAVSSCGSMRNLRGGIQYHCSAIRTGFVENVYVGSSLISLYSKCAELENAYRMFEEMPVRNVVSWTAMIAAFAQEWQVDVCLDLFHQMRNSTWKPNEFTFTSLLSACTGSGALGHGRSAHCQTIQMGFNSYIHTANALVSMYCKCGAVEDALYIFEKIDGKDIVSWNSMIAGYAQHGLALQAIDLYEEMKKQSIEPDAITFLGVLSSCRHAGLVKEGWFYFNSMVELGVQPDLDHYSCVIDLLGRAGLLDEAKDFIEKMPIYPNAVIWGSLLSSSRLHGSVWFGIRAAENRLLLEPSCSATLVQLANLYASVGYWDQAAGVRKLMKDRGLKTKPGYSWVEIKDSVCQFRAEDRSNPRMAEIVFVLDILVDHMKTLGYEAEMHEEVDNALFLIG; encoded by the coding sequence ATGAATGGAGTTCTTCGACAAAGCTGTTCCAGGAAGAAACTTTCTCATAGTTTTCAAACACTATCACAGCCTAAACCTTTTACTTCACACAAATGGAAACACACACCACAAAACAAGAGGCGGCTAGACAAAGCACTGAGAGTTCTCGACCTTATCACACCCAAACCCAGTACTGTCACCTCAACTCGACAAACCCACCTTCGTCTCGTTCAAAACATATTACCCACTGAGGATTTTGCTGCTACAAATGCAAAGTTCGGAATCACAGacgtgtttgatgaaatgcttgAATCGTATTCTAGGAAGAGTGTTGTTGACGCGAGTGTTTTGTCACATGCTGTGAGTTCGTGCGGGTCTATGCGTAATCTGCGTGGCGGTATTCAGTATCATTGCTCTGCAATAAGAACTGGGTTTGTTGAGAATGTTTACGTGGGGAGCTCTTTGATCAGTCTGTATAGCAAATGTGCGGAGTTAGAAAATGCTTATAGGATGTTTGAAGAAATGCCTGTGAGAAATGTGGTGTCGTGGACAGCTATGATTGCTGCATTTGCACAAGAGTGGCAGGTTGATGTGTGTTTGGACCTTTTCCATCAGATGAGGAATTCGACGTGGAAACCGAATGAATTTACTTTCACTAGTCTTCTGAGTGCTTGTACTGGTAGTGGAGCTCTTGGGCATGGGAGAAGTGCTCATTGCCAAACAATTCAAATGGGTTTCAATTCATACATCCACACTGCTAATGCTCTCGTCTCAATGTATTGCAAATGTGGGGCTGTTGAAGATGcgctttatatttttgaaaagattGATGGTAAAGATATTGTATCGTGGAACTCAATGATTGCGGGGTATGCCCAGCATGGGCTTGCACTGCAGGCAATTGATCTTTATGAAGAAATGAAGAAGCAAAGCATTGAACCTGATGCCATTACTTTCCTTGGTGTCCTCTCTTCATGTCGTCATGCAGGTCTTGTTAAAGAAGGATGGTTCTACTTCAATTCAATGGTTGAACTGGGTGTGCAGCCGGATCTAGATCACTATTCGTGTGTCATTGATCTTCTTGGCCGGGCTGGGCTATTGGATGAAGCTaaagattttattgaaaaaatgccTATCTATCCTAATGCTGTTATATGGGGCTCCCTGCTATCTTCCTCTAGGCTTCACGGGAGTGTTTGGTTTGGCATCCGGGCCGCAGAGAACAGGCTGTTACTGGAACCAAGTTGCTCTGCTACCCTTGTGCAATTGGCAAATTTGTATGCCAGCGTGGGGTACTGGGATCAGGCAGCTGGAGTGCGGAAATTGATGAAAGATAGAGGGCTAAAAACAAAACCAGGGTATAGTTGGGTTGAAATAAAAGATAGCGTGTGCCAATTTAGGGCAGAAGACAGGTCAAATCCTAGA